A region from the Lentimonas sp. CC4 genome encodes:
- a CDS encoding DUF4114 domain-containing protein, with product MKNILKLILATSLIQQISFAQTEADFQDSARPFGIDIIDSVMAAGSDEASASFQSEDLPVLLDFVNANLSEYQSLSDIAAVSLDPESLYLHNDSAVRVYFLAEGAGYRNTLGFTTQDIATGDTSSASLIFPDASSSATFMDESFLTNSDALENANRTNNTPLVSGDFVDLGVYDTGTFVDFFLISNGANGGSNTYTSDASTNPDLIQHVVAFAIPDSPFLLIGFEDLYNGGDRDFNDIVFAVDIGSLNVAYLANPEPAVWSMMAVLCLAGFVMHRRRSGEILSSIC from the coding sequence ATGAAAAACATTCTAAAACTCATCCTTGCGACTAGCCTCATTCAACAGATCAGCTTTGCACAAACAGAAGCTGACTTTCAAGATAGTGCGCGGCCTTTTGGGATCGATATTATCGATTCGGTGATGGCTGCAGGTTCCGACGAAGCTTCCGCTTCGTTTCAATCCGAAGACCTACCAGTGCTTTTGGATTTCGTGAATGCGAATCTCAGTGAATATCAGTCCTTATCAGACATTGCAGCAGTTTCACTCGATCCAGAGTCGTTATATTTGCATAATGATTCCGCTGTGCGTGTCTATTTCCTCGCTGAGGGCGCTGGATATCGCAATACCCTCGGGTTCACGACTCAGGATATTGCCACTGGAGACACCTCATCAGCCTCTTTAATTTTTCCAGATGCGTCTTCAAGTGCGACGTTTATGGATGAATCTTTTCTGACCAATTCGGACGCTTTGGAGAATGCGAATCGAACCAATAACACCCCCTTAGTCTCAGGGGACTTCGTAGATCTCGGCGTATATGATACTGGCACCTTTGTAGATTTCTTCTTGATTTCAAACGGTGCCAATGGTGGCAGTAACACTTATACCTCAGATGCATCAACGAACCCAGACTTAATACAACACGTGGTAGCCTTTGCGATTCCTGACAGTCCTTTTCTTTTGATTGGATTTGAAGACCTTTATAACGGGGGCGACCGCGACTTTAACGACATTGTCTTTGCGGTTGATATCGGTTCTCTAAATGTTGCTTACCTTGCAAACCCAGAACCGGCAGTTTGGTCGATGATGGCGGTGCTGTGCCTAGCTGGTTTCGTGATGCACCGTAGGCGTAGCGGTGAAATCCTATCGAGTATATGTTGA